ACCATCAATTCCAGTGAATTTCTGTAATTTGATTCTGGATAGGTTTGAAGAATTTGTAGTGCTTCTTCTTGAAACTGATCCATTTTAGTAATAGCATAATCTAAACCTCCATTATTTTTCACAAAAGTGATAACTTCTTTAACACGTTTTTTGTCTTTATTGTGGTTTTTTATAGAATTAATTAACCACTTCTTATCTTTTTTATCGGCTTGATTTAATACGTAAATTAACGGCAGGGTCATTTTTTGTTCTTTAATGTCTATACCTGTTGGTTTACCTATTTGGTCGTCGCTATAATCAAATAAATCATCTTTAATTTGAAATGCCATCCCTATTAACTCACCAAATTTACGCATGGCTTCTACGTGAACCGATTCTGGTTTTACAGAAGCAGCACCCAAACTACAGCAAGCTGCAATTAAAGTTGCTGTTTTTTGTCGAATAATTTCATAATAAACAGCTTCAGTAATATCAAGTTTTCTAGCTTTTTCAATTTGAAGTAATTCGCCCTCACTCATTTCGCGCACGGCGATAGAGATGATTTTAAGCAAATCGAAATCATTGTTATCGATACTTAAAAGCAAGCCTTTTGATAATAAATAATCACCTATTAAAACGGCTATTTTATTTTTCCAAAGGGCATTTACAGAGAAAAAACCGCGGCGACGGTTACTATCATCTACCACATCATCATGTACCAAAGTGGCAGTATGTATTAATTCAATAACTGAAGCTCCTCTATATGTACGCTCGCTTACTTCACCGTTTGACACCATTTTGGCTACCAGAAATACGAACATGGGTCGCATTTGTTTCCCTTTTCGGTTTACTATGTAAGTTGTAATTCTATTAAGTAAAGCCACTTTACTAGACATTGACAAAAGGAACTTTTGCTCGAAAAGATCCATTTCAAAGGCTATAGGGTATTTTATTTGCTCTACTATTTTCATTCAGAGTTTAAAGATACTATTTCAAATGAATTATATAAAAAAGTTTGATGTTTTTTAGTAAGTGAATTCATTCTAACACATCATGTTTTATTTCGATTTAAGAAATTCAAAAATCTATTATATCAGAAGAATGACAAAGCTTTAGGTTAACTTTTATTTGCTAATTGTCCGCAAGCCGCATCAATATCTTTACCTCGACTACGACGCACATTCACTACTATTCGGTTTTTTTCTAATGCAGAAATATAATTTTCTAAAGCTTCGTTTGATGCTTGCTGAAATTCACCATCATCAATAGGGTTATATTCAATAATATTAACTTTACAGGGCACATATTTACAAAACGCTACAAAGGCATCAATATCTTTTTTAGAATCGTTAATTCCTTTCCAAACCACATATTCATAGCTAATTCTACTTTTGGTTTTAGCGTACCAATATTCTAAAGATTCGCGTAAATCTTCTAAAGGAAAATGTTCATTAAAAGGCATGATGGTAGTTCGAACCTCATCGATTGCTGAATGTAATGAGACTGCTAAATTAAATTTTACATCATCATCAGCCATTTTTTTAATCATTTTAGGCACACCTGATGTTGAAACTGTAATACGTTTTGGAGACATCCCTAAACCTTCTGGAGATGTAATTTTATCAATGGCTTTAATAACGTTATTGTAATTCATAAGTGGTTCACCCATACCCATAAAAACAATATTACTAAGTGGGCGGTTGAAATACAATTTACTTTCGTT
The genomic region above belongs to Mariniflexile litorale and contains:
- a CDS encoding polyprenyl synthetase family protein, translating into MKIVEQIKYPIAFEMDLFEQKFLLSMSSKVALLNRITTYIVNRKGKQMRPMFVFLVAKMVSNGEVSERTYRGASVIELIHTATLVHDDVVDDSNRRRGFFSVNALWKNKIAVLIGDYLLSKGLLLSIDNNDFDLLKIISIAVREMSEGELLQIEKARKLDITEAVYYEIIRQKTATLIAACCSLGAASVKPESVHVEAMRKFGELIGMAFQIKDDLFDYSDDQIGKPTGIDIKEQKMTLPLIYVLNQADKKDKKWLINSIKNHNKDKKRVKEVITFVKNNGGLDYAITKMDQFQEEALQILQTYPESNYRNSLELMVNYVIERKK
- the rlmN gene encoding 23S rRNA (adenine(2503)-C(2))-methyltransferase RlmN produces the protein MAVIKKDIRALTKEQLRDFFEKEGDKAFRGNQVYEWLWQKGAHSFDDMTNVSKETRQMLEDNFVINHIKVDTIQRSNDGTVKNAVRLHDGLIVESVLIPTETRTTACVSSQVGCSLDCKFCATARLKRMRNLNPDEIYDQVVVIDNESKLYFNRPLSNIVFMGMGEPLMNYNNVIKAIDKITSPEGLGMSPKRITVSTSGVPKMIKKMADDDVKFNLAVSLHSAIDEVRTTIMPFNEHFPLEDLRESLEYWYAKTKSRISYEYVVWKGINDSKKDIDAFVAFCKYVPCKVNIIEYNPIDDGEFQQASNEALENYISALEKNRIVVNVRRSRGKDIDAACGQLANKS